From the genome of Nicotiana sylvestris chromosome 1, ASM39365v2, whole genome shotgun sequence:
caaaaagaaaaacaacttcgagTGGACTCTAGAATTACAACAAGCCTTAGAGGAACTGAAATGATATCTGACTAATCCACGCTTTGCTCCACACTCCAAAAGAGGATGAAACACTGTACCTATACCTGGCCATATCCGAGATAACAGTAAGTGGTGTGctggttcgagaagagcaaggtaagcaatttcctgtttattatgtaagttggATCCTAGGGGATGCCAAAACCAGGTATACACACCTAGAAAAATTATCTTATGAGTTAATAAGTGCATCGCGAAAACTGAAACCCTATTTTAATGCCACCGTATTTGCGTTTTAACAACGTACCCTCTCCGAAGCATATTGCACAAGCCCGAACTATCTGGCTGATTGGcaaaatgggccatcgaactcggggggtatgatatcgagtatcaaccccgaacgaccaTCGACTCCCAAATTCTGGCGGACTTCGTGGCCAACTTCTCACCCTCCCTCGTACCCGAGGTAGAAAAGGAACTCTTACTAAAATCAAGCACATCTTCCGGGGTATGGGCCCTGTTCACTGACGACGCCACAAAAGTGAGCGGATCCGGACTCAGTATAGTCCTGAAGCTGCCCACGGGTGGCATAATCAGAAAATCTATAAAAACTGCAAGATTGACtcacaatgaagccgagtataaGGCTATGATTGTAGGTCTGGAATTGGCCAAAAGCCTGGGAGCTGAGATCGTTGAGGCAAAATTCCATTCACTCCTAGTAGTAAACCAGGTAAATGGGAGATACGAGGTCCAAGAAGATaggatgcaaaggtatttggacaaaatccaaatcacATTACGCCATTTTGAAGAATGGACCCTTGTCCACATACCTCGTGAGCagaatagtgaggccgatgccctcgcaaacctgggattatctgttgaagaagatgacctactccTCGGGGCTGTTATTCAGTTGTCCAAATTAGTGGTCAAAAAGATGGAAAATTACCCACGGACCtaaaggaatcgagggccctacAAACCAAAGTAGCCCGGTTCTCGCTCGATGAAAATGGGACTCTATACAGAAAAACTTTCGATGGCCCCCTAGCAGTATGTCTAGGGCCAGGAGACACTAATTATGTACTCCGAGAAATTCACAAGTGTACTTATTGAAACCACTTCGGCGTCAATTCCTTAGTCCAAAAGGTGATTAGGGCAGGCTACtactgggacaacatggaaaaagacactaaggaatTCGTCCGAAAGTGCAATAAATGCCGTAGATTTGCccctatgattcaccaacccggtgaaCAACTACATCTGGTCAAATTGCCAtgaccattcatgaaatggggaatggacattgtcgGACCCCTAACAACGACACCAGATAAcgctaaattcattttatttatgactgactatttctcaaaatgggtagaagtgcaggccttcgagaagataagaCAAAAAGAAGTCATTCACTTTATTTGGGATCACATTATGTGCCGATTCGGAattccttccgagataacatGTGATAATGAGAGGCAGTTCATCGGAAGCAAATTAACACAATTCCTTtaggatcacaaaatcaagagaatcttgTCGATTCCTTACCACCCGTGTGCAAACGGCCAGGCCTAGTCTACAAACTAAACCATCATCCAAATcttaaaaaagaagttggaaagcACTAAGGGAAAATAGAGAGAAATATTGCTcgaagtgctatgggcataccgaacaacttcaaaatcgaGCATAGGGGAAACACCTTTCTTTTTAGTGTATGGCACCGAGGCTCTGATACTAGTGGAGGTCGGGGATCCAAGCGCCAGATTACGACACATCACTGAAAGCtcgaacaacgaggccatgactaCGACCCCCGAACTATaagatgaaaagcgagaagcctCGCTAGTCCGAATGGCCACCcaaaagcaaaggatcgaaaggtattTATAGAGGCCCCACACGCATGCTGAAGGAGGCCAAGGGATAGACAGCTACCGTAATCAATGTGAAGGATTTCAGGGGCTGTGTGTACATTGTCTTTTGGCATCTTATGGCCGTTTTCATTACAGAAGTACCAGAAGGGCAGGAATTCAAGGTCGTTTCTcatcactttcactctaagaaacacgTGGATTATCTGTATacagtaaaatcggagggtccaattttccatcatTATGGTGCCTCGTAAGCATATTTCACAAGGTTCGAGACCAGGGTCGAGGTTCACCCTCGAAGGCTATTGACATTCGACCTTGGAGTAATGCAGACCAACAGCTATGATggaaaagtggggagttcccaaggcatgcAACTAGGGCTGACAAAGTTAATGAGCTAAGTTCAAACCCGAATCATGGCATCAACTAGTTGTCacatccccatatctttgtaataaatgcacttatactatgttgggattctccttcatatataaagggaatccttgTCATTTTATAAATatctgttgctcaatactaaatacacaagaacattctctctactctctaacaaaTTATCTTGACCTCCTTagtccatttattgcttatattcattgcgtgctatttattgttcatcacttattgcttattattggccataaagagccaccATTGATTTATTACTACTGTTAGCCACCCATCGATTACCCTCGATAGTTCCCAGCCAAGCTTTAGACTCGACCCCGAGACCCTcaaataggcaagctcgaggccccgattattaaTCATTCGGTTTGCTTATCACCTTGTTTTCAAGCTCTTATATGATTTCTAAGTCTTTTACATAGCACCAACTACTTAACAACTATCataaaaaatagatcatgtatttttagaaccaccaaatcaaatttaattgttattaccaattttcacggtaaacactatAATTTCTGATCGGGGGGTGGGGATAGTTCACAACTAATTGTTAGAAGAAATTTCAGTAAGGTTTTGGTACTCAGGTGAATCTTTGTACATCCTTTCATCCACAAACCGCCGGGTAGGCAGAGTGGACTATTCAGACGTTTGAGGATATGTTGCACTTGTGCTCTTGACTTCATGGGTATTTCGGACGATCATTTGCCACTCATggaatttgcctacaacaatagttagcATGCTAGCATTCAAATGACACTGTtagaggctttatatggtaggagttgtagatctcccattgggtgTTTAGATATTGGGGAAGGGGAGTTGATAGGATGGAACCTCATGCATCAagctttggagaagaaaaaaATCATTAATGATCGGTTGAAAACTACTCAGAGTCATCGAAAGTCCTATTCGAATATTTGtagcagagatttggagttcaaagaagatgattgtgtattcttgaaggtttcccccTTGAAGGGTGTAATGCGGTTTGGTATGAAAGGGAAATTGAGCCCAAGGTAAGTCGAGCCGTACATAATCATTTAGAGAATTGGTCAGGTGGCGTACAAGCTTGAGCTACCACTTGAGATGTCGTTAGTGCACCTGGTATTCCATGTGCCTATGTTGAATAAGGTAGTTGGAGATTCGTCGCATGTTGTACCAGTtgagactattgaggttaatgaagaactgacCTATGAAGAATTCcaattgccattcttgatagggaAGTTCAAAAGCTAAGAAATAAAGAGATTTCCTCTGCGAAAGTGTTATGGCAAAACCAACAGGTTGAAGAGGctacttgggaagccgaggaagaaatgaagaagaagtaccCTCATTTGTTTGAATAATTATGTAATTGTGTATATGAAATTGTTGCTTATGAATTATGTATCACTTGTGTGGTTGATATTAAAGGGTGTTCCTTTCTTGTAATATATTGCTTATGAGGCCACACTCGGTGTTGTTTAATATTATGTTGCACCGTTGGGTTATGTATATGCTATTGGGATTGGTTCTAgggttctctggcaggtggataggccaaGTTGCAGTGGAAACTTTGCCAAAATTATTGGAAATTTAGCGAGTTAGTAAAAAATTTTGGGGTTGTTGGTGTGTGAAGTATTAGTTGGACCACAGTGGATACTAATGGTGAATTTTGACCATCATTTGAGGCCGAATGATTTTAAGTGGGAGAGGATATAAGGCCCCGTAAAATCTTACAAAAAACCcgggatttcgtggtgccaaggtagtcTTATGTGTTAATGATTTTAGGGTTTATTGCGGCAAGATTGCTCACTGTGGTACAGACTTTTTGGGTTGAACAATGCAGTAGGGATTTGAAGAAAACTTTTGGTAGAATAGGGAATTTTTGTGGCTCACTATGCGTATGCAGAATCTGTTTGAGAGACGCAGAATGAAGCAAAATTTTGAGCAAAAATTGTGGACCATAttcggtccattatgcggtcgtAGAATTACTTTGGGGGTCATTGATTCCATCACAGAATCAACATGGGGAATTCTAGGAGGATATTTTGCGGCCTATTCTGCGACTGCAGAATCAATATACGGGCCACAGGACACCCACATACCCAAGCAGTGGTACCCAGTTCCGGAGGGCTATTTCGCAACCCATTTCACGAACCGTAGAGGCATTATtttggagcttcatttttctggTTTTATAAACCCGACTGCATTCATAGAAGCCCCACACACATGCTGAAGGAGGACAAGGGATAGCCAGCTACCGTaatcaatgtgaaggctttcagggGCTGTGTGTACATTGTCTTTTGGCATCTTATGGCCGTTTTCATTACAGAAGTACCAGAGGGGCAGGAATTCAAGGTCGTTTctcatcactttcactataagAAACACGTGGATTATCTGTACacagtaaaatcggagggtccaattttccatcatTATGGTGCCTCGTAAGCATATTTCACAAGGTTCGAGACCAGGGTCGAGGTTCACCCTCGAAGGCTATTGACACTCGACCTTGGAGTAATGCAGACCAACAGCTATGATggaaaagtggggagttcccaaggcatgcAACTAGGGCTGACAAAGTTAATGAGCTAAGTTCAAACCCGAATCATGGCATCAACTAGCTGTCacatccccatatctttgtaataaatgcacttatactatgttgggattccccttcatatataaagggaatccttgTCATTTTATAAACatctgttgctcaatactaaatacacaagaacattctctctactatCTAACACATTATCTTGACCTCCTTagtccatttattgcttatattcattgcgtgctatttattgttcatcacttattgcttattattggccataaagagccaccATTGATTTATTACTACTGTTAGCCACCCATCGATTACCCTCGATAGTTCCCAGCCGAGCTTTAGACTCGACCCCGAGACCCTcaaataggcaagctcgaggccccgattattaaTCA
Proteins encoded in this window:
- the LOC138873193 gene encoding uncharacterized protein, whose amino-acid sequence is MTLLEALYGRSCRSPIGCLDIGEGELIGWNLMHQALEKKKIINDRLKTTQSHRKSYSNICSRDLEFKEDDCVFLKVSPLKGVMRFGMKGKLSPRIPIAILDREVQKLRNKEISSAKVLWQNQQVEEATWEAEEEMKKKYPHLFE